The following coding sequences are from one Nicotiana tabacum cultivar K326 chromosome 1, ASM71507v2, whole genome shotgun sequence window:
- the LOC107809034 gene encoding U-box domain-containing protein 45 yields the protein MGKCHRGNDVASVVLDRPSSTPPGPDHFKLWSSFSRASFRRMILDAFRCGGGGRHKRASRSPSDQPPPGPGPVDPVNLRSKCERNEKQKKPAGSDRLSELLRLSESSENEEDVRRKEQMLEEFKGVVKRLQSSHVDAVLEGAKEVRRFTKEDSDARTTLALLGAIPPLIALLDSEDSVSQIAALYALLNLGIGNDANKAAIVKAGAVHKMLKLVVIEFPNPEVAEAVVANFLGLSALDSNKPIIGSSGAIAFLVKTLKNVENTNSCQARQDSLRALYNLSISPLNVITILESDLIPYLMNKLGDMDVTERILSILCNVVSVAEARKAISSVPDVFPMLIDILSWTDAPGCQEKASYILMVMAHKSYGDRQTMIEAGVASALLELTLLGSTLAQKRASRILESLRVDKGKQVSENYGGGGVGATISAPQASTAYSSSVQSKDRMDDDMMSEEKKAVKQLVQQSLQSNMKRIVKRANLPHEFVPSDHLKSLTSSSTSKSLPF from the exons ATGGGCAAGTGTCATCGCGGAAATGACGTGGCATCGGTCGTCCTCGACCGTCCTTCTTCCACTCCTCCCGGACCTGATCACTTCAAGCTATGGTCTTCTTTTTCTCGCGCTTCTTTCCGCCGCATGATCCTCGACGCCTTCCGCTGCGGTGGCGGCGGACGTCACAAGCGTGCTTCCAGGTCTCCTTCCGACCAGCCACCGCCGGGACCGGGACCTGTCGATCCCGTCAACCTAAGATCTAAATGTGAACGCAACGAAAAACAGAAGAAACCTGCCGGATCCGACAGGTTGTCGGAGCTGTTGAGGCTGTCGGAGTCGTCAGAGAACGAAGAGGACGTCCGGCGAAAGGAGCAAATGTTGGAGGAGTTTAAGGGAGTAGTCAAACGCTTACAGAGTAGCCACGTCGACGCCGTTTTGGAAGGAGCCAAGGAGGTCCGGCGGTTTACTAAAGAGGACTCCGACGCCAGAACCACCCTTGCTTTGCTCGGAGCGATTCCACCGCTCATAGCATTGCTTGATTCAGAAGATTCCGTTTCTCAGATCGCCGCTCTCTATGCTCTGCTTAACCTTGGAATTGGCAATGATGC AAATAAAGCAGCTATCGTCAAGGCAGGGGCTGTCCACAAGATGCTCAAGCTAGTAGTAATTGAATTCCCAAACCCAGAGGTCGCTGAAGCTGTAGTTGCTAATTTTCTTGGATTGAGTGCGTTGGACTCCAATAAACCCATAATTGGTTCATCTGGAGCAATTGCATTTCTGGTGAAAACTCTGAAGAATGTGGAGAACACAAACAGTTGTCAGGCTAGACAAGACTCGTTGCGAGCGCTTTACAACCTTTCCATCTCGCCTTTGAACGTTATCACCATACTTGAGAGCGATCTCATACCTTATCTCATGAACAAATTGGGAGATATGGATGTAACAGAGAGAATTCTGTCCATTCTTTGCAATGTAGTATCAGTGGCAGAGGCCCGGAAGGCAATTAGTAGTGTACCCGATGTCTTCCCCATGTTGATTGATATTCTGAGTTGGACGGATGCACCAGGTTGCCAAGAGAAAGCATCATACATTTTGATGGTGATGGCTCACAAGTCATATGGAGATAGACAGACAATGATTGAGGCTGGAGTTGCTTCAGCCCTGCTCGAATTGACACTTTTAGGCAGCACATTAGCTCAAAAGCGGGCATCCAGAATTTTGGAATCCTTGAGGGTGGACAAAGGAAAGCAAGTTTCTGAAAACTATGGAGGTGGTGGTGTGGGCGCGACAATATCTGCCCCACAAGCTTCTACGGCATATTCTTCAAGTGTTCAATCGAAAGATCGGATGGATGATGATATGATGAGTGAAGAGAAAAAAGCAGTGAAGCAATTAGTTCAGCAGAGCTTGCAGAGTAACATGAAGAGGATAGTGAAGAGGGCTAACTTACCCCATGAATTTGTTCCTTCTGATCATTTGAAGTCCCTCACATCAAGCTCAACTTCTAAGAGCCTGCCATTTTGA